GTGGCGGCGGCGCTCAGCATATATGTCGGGAATATATACTTTGGGAAAGCTCTTCCGGATGATATGCTGAAAGTATGTTCGCAAAGGCTCTATCAAAGCAACGCCTTTTCGGCCGGCTTGCTGCAATTCTTCCTATTTGTGGCAGTGATCATTCCTTTGGGCGAGGAGATGTACTGGAGGGCGGGAGTTCAGGGCCTGCTGGCCAAGCGGGCGGGGTTCAAACGGCATATCCTGGTCTCGGCCCTGCTGTTCACTGTCTATCATCTGGTGACCATAAGTTTTTTGATGCCCGGCTGGGCCGGGCTGCCCTTGATGGTCATCGTCTTTGCCGGGGGTCTGGCCCTGGCCTGGCTGACCGAATATACCGGGAACATCTGGGCGGCGGTGCTGTGCCACGGCCCGGGGGCCTGGGGTGCCACCATCTATCTGATCTGGAAGTTCTTGCGGTGAGAATATTAACGGATGTCAAGAAAAGC
The sequence above is a segment of the Candidatus Edwardsbacteria bacterium genome. Coding sequences within it:
- a CDS encoding CPBP family intramembrane metalloprotease; this translates as MKKVSMNKAISVKNKKDLSFLLAVLTLTPALVNWLALWLLKDAWLAIILSTVVFYGGAFWQIKAYGLEERIKLPGAKIFKSLGLGLLVASVAAALSIYVGNIYFGKALPDDMLKVCSQRLYQSNAFSAGLLQFFLFVAVIIPLGEEMYWRAGVQGLLAKRAGFKRHILVSALLFTVYHLVTISFLMPGWAGLPLMVIVFAGGLALAWLTEYTGNIWAAVLCHGPGAWGATIYLIWKFLR